The Virgibacillus sp. SK37 region TATCTTTATTTTTATTCAAGTCCTCAATACTATTTATATCCTCCATATATGTTGGTACAGCCAATCCAACTCTACCATTCTCATACCACGGTTCTTCAAAGAAATTGGCTTGATCTTTAAACTGCTCATAGTAACTCTTATCCTGGACCGGCAACCAGATTTCCGGTGCGATATCTAAATCTCCTGATGCTAATGCAGCCATCTGTGGTCCCATTTCAAGCAGTTTTAACTCAACATTATATCCGTTATCCTCTAATATCGTCTTCCATAAATTCGTAACTGCAATATTTTCAGGCCAATTAATCTGCCCGATTGAGATTGTCCCTTTGCTATCTCTTGATTCATCAGAGCTGCTATCCGAATCTGCACCTTCACTCGTTGAACCACATGCCGCGAGTACAAAAAGTATAATAGAAATTAAAATTAATTGACCTGCTCTTTTAAAATTCATTAAATATAAACACCTTTCCATTTTAAAATTTAGCTAACATCCAGTAAAAAATACGCCTTTTCTTCAAGTGTGTATTTAAATTACATGAGATGATTCGTTATCTCGCCTCCCTTTTATTAAATAAAATAAATTTGTTAAATATTTTTTTAACAAATAGTCTATATCTAATAGATTAAAGAAAAATCTCGTTTTGTCAAATCTGTATATTCTATTTATCTTGTTTCCTTGTTGTCTTGGAAGTAATGAGATAATTTTATACTTTTACAAAGATGAATAAAAATTTCATCAAAGGCATTTCTTTATAAATGTTTCCCCTGCCAATGCAACCAAAGCCCTTTCCGCTTTTATTTGACAAGTAAATGAAAGTCTTGTTAGGATTATTGTATTAAGAACGTTTAATTTTTATTTAACAAACTTAACAATAGAATCGC contains the following coding sequences:
- a CDS encoding glycine betaine ABC transporter substrate-binding protein gives rise to the protein MNFKRAGQLILISIILFVLAACGSTSEGADSDSSSDESRDSKGTISIGQINWPENIAVTNLWKTILEDNGYNVELKLLEMGPQMAALASGDLDIAPEIWLPVQDKSYYEQFKDQANFFEEPWYENGRVGLAVPTYMEDINSIEDLNKNKDKFNGEIIGFESGAGTMLVTQDVIDEYGLEYELTASSTAAMISSIKKAVKDKEPIVAPLWKPHYIFSEVDLKFLEDPKKTFGEVEKIYMATRDKFNADHEEVSKWLTNFKLDDEQLGDLMINIQENEDNPIEGAQKWVEENQDVIDKWMK